From Corvus hawaiiensis isolate bCorHaw1 chromosome 13, bCorHaw1.pri.cur, whole genome shotgun sequence, one genomic window encodes:
- the LYSMD4 gene encoding lysM and putative peptidoglycan-binding domain-containing protein 4 — MRLNESRTRSFQAPVTVHNFPDRQVYVFPNGRSDSDESSEEELNVMELRPRGKEQQRGSAARDRLGDVVLLEREITEGDNLNKLALQYGCKVADIKRVNNFIREQDLYALKSIKIPVRPYGLLTESTGALRLPPAEPAQPGLTRVELPEPDPGAGGSAGGRRLSEYFRGIDQSIQDAVQVEVQLNAQLNAEYGVEALERPLLEAGKRETGNGADCGIQWWNAVFIMLLIGIVLPVFYIIYFKTQGLVARTFNITSNVSTTGLEGKLPQGSVVGKKS; from the exons ATGAGGCTGAATGAGAGCCGAACAAGATCCTTCCAGGCTCCTGTCACTGTCCACAACTTCCCGGACAGGCAGGTGTATGTGTTTCCCAATGGCCGATCTGACTCAGATGAGTCCTCAGAGGAGGAGCTCAACGTGATGGAATTGCGGCCCaggggcaaggagcagcagcggggcagcgctgcccgggACAGGCTGGGGGACGTGGTGCTTCTGGAGCGGGAGATCACCGAGGGGGATAACCTCAACAAGCTGGCCCTGCAGTACGGCTGTAAG GTTGCGGATATCAAACGTGTCAACAACTTCATCCGGGAGCAGGACCTGTACGCACTGAAGTCCATCAAGATCCCGGTGCGGCCATACGGGCTGCTCACGGAGAGCACCGGGGCGCTGCGGCTGCCCCCAGCGGAGCccgcccagcctggcctgacaCGCGTGGAGCTGCCAGAGCCCGACCCAGGCGCGGGCGGCTCCGCTGGCGGCCGGCGCCTCAGCGAGTACTTCAGGGGCATTGACCAGAGCATCCAGGACGCCGTGCAGGTGGAGGTGCAGCTGAACGCGCAGCTGAACGCGGAGTACGGCGTGGAGGCGCTGGAAAGGCCCCTGCTCGAGGCAGGGAAGCGGGAGACTGGTAATGGTGCAGACTGTGGAATCCAGTGGTGGAACGCCGTTTTTATTATGCTCCTGATAGGAATTGTCCTGCCAGTATTTTATATCATCTATTTTAAAACGCAAGGCCTGGTGGCCCGCACCTTTAACATAACCTCAAATGTTTCAACAACTGGATTGGAAGGGAAATTACCACAAGGCTCAgttgtaggaaaaaaatcctaa